GGCCAGTCCCTGGTCACCTTCGGCCTGGAGCAGCTGGCCCGGGGCGGGGACGTACAGCAGTGGGCGCGGGGCAAGAAGGCCCTGGTCATCGGGGCCGGGTCGATGTCCTCCCTGGCCGCCGCCACGCTCGCGCGGGCCGGGGTCGCCGAGATCGTCGTCGCCAACCGCACCTTCGACCGCGCCGAGCGCCTCGCCCAGATCCTGATGGACGGCGACGACACGGACGTGGCGGCCCGCGCGGTACCGATGGAGTCGGTGCCGGCCGAGCTGACACGTGCCGACGTCACCGTCTCCTGCACGGGTGCGACGGGCCTGGTCCTGACGGCCGAGTCGGTCGCCGGGGCGGTCGAGGGCCGTACGCCGGCGCCGGCCGCCGGGTCCGGCGAGGACGGACCGGGGGCGCCGGGCGGCGAGTCCGGCCCCGCGACCGGTTCCGGGGCGCAGCGCGGCGGTGCGGCGGGCACGAGCCTCGGCAGCGAGGACGGCTGCCCGCTCGACCTCTCCGCGGTGCAGGGCACCGCCGGGTTCTCCGTACTGGGCGAGGCCGCCGTGGCCGGGATGGCCGCCGCCGACCTCGAACAGCACGCGGCGTGGGTGGACAACGGCTCGGTGGGCGGCACCCAGCGCACGGGCGGTACGGCCCGGGCGGGGCAGACCGGCACGCTCGACCCGGCCGCGGACACCGACGCCATCGCCGCGCTCGCCGCGACCGTCGCCACCGTCGGGCGGATCCCCGAGCGGCGCCGGCCCGAGCCGGTGGAGGAGCCGCAGCGGCCCGAGCCCGTGCTCTTCCTGCTGGACCTGGCGATGCCGCGCGACATCGACGCGGCCGTGCACCGGCTGGCCGGGGTGCGGCTGGTGGACATCGAGTCGCTGGCGGAGGCCTCCGCGGGCGCTCCGATGGCTGCCGATGTGGACCAGGTACGGCGTATCGTCTCCGACGAGGTCGCGGCTTTCGGGGCAGCACTGCGGGCCGCGCACATCACACCGACCGTGGTCGCCCTGCGCACCATGGCCGCGGATGTCGTGGCCGGCGAGATCGCCCGGCTGGACGGCCGGCTGCCCGGACTCGACGACAAGCACCGAGCGGAGATCACCCAGACCGTGCGGCGCGTGGTCGACAAACTGCTCCACGCGCCGACCGTGCGGGTCAAGCAACTCGCGGCCGAACCCGGCGGCGCCGGGTACGCGGACGCGCTGCGGACCCTGTTCGACCTCGACCCCGAGACGGTGGCCGCCGTCTCCCGGGCCGAGGACAGCACCACCGAGAAAGACCGAGGGCCGGCATGACTGACACGCGTGAGCCGCTGAGGCTCGGCACCCGGCGCAGCAGGCTCGCCATGGCCCAGTCCGGGCAGGTGGCGGAAGCCGTGAGCCGGGTGACCGGGCGGCCCGTCGAGCTCGTCGAGATCACCACGTACGGCGACGTGTCGCGTGAGGCGCTCGCCCAGATCGGCGGCACCGGCGTGTTCGTGACCGCCCTGCGCGACGCGCTCCTCAAGGGCGAGGTCGACTTCGCGGTGCACTCGCTGAAGGACCTGCCGACCACGCAGCCCGACGACCTGGTCGTCGCCGCCGTGCCGGTGCGCGAGGACCCGCGGGACGTGATCGTCGCCCGGGACGCGCTGAAGTTCACCGACCTGCCCTCCGGGGCCCGCATCGGTACGGGTTCGCCGCGCCGCATGGCGCAGCTCAACGCGTACGCCCGCAGCCACGGCCTGGACATAGCGACGGTCCCGATCCGCGGCAACGTCGACACCCGCA
The Streptomyces tuirus genome window above contains:
- a CDS encoding glutamyl-tRNA reductase, coding for MSLLVVGLSHRSAPVSVLERAALTADAQVKLLQDTVAAEPATEAAVLATCNRIELYADVDKFHAGVAELSTLLARHSGVGLEELTPYLYVHYEDRAVHHLFSVACGLDSMVVGEGQILGQIKDSLARAQDLQSAGRLLNDLFQQALRVGKRAHSETGIDRAGQSLVTFGLEQLARGGDVQQWARGKKALVIGAGSMSSLAAATLARAGVAEIVVANRTFDRAERLAQILMDGDDTDVAARAVPMESVPAELTRADVTVSCTGATGLVLTAESVAGAVEGRTPAPAAGSGEDGPGAPGGESGPATGSGAQRGGAAGTSLGSEDGCPLDLSAVQGTAGFSVLGEAAVAGMAAADLEQHAAWVDNGSVGGTQRTGGTARAGQTGTLDPAADTDAIAALAATVATVGRIPERRRPEPVEEPQRPEPVLFLLDLAMPRDIDAAVHRLAGVRLVDIESLAEASAGAPMAADVDQVRRIVSDEVAAFGAALRAAHITPTVVALRTMAADVVAGEIARLDGRLPGLDDKHRAEITQTVRRVVDKLLHAPTVRVKQLAAEPGGAGYADALRTLFDLDPETVAAVSRAEDSTTEKDRGPA